The following DNA comes from Nocardia sp. NBC_01327.
CCACGACCACAAGATCAGCATCGCACCGCCCTCGCCGGGTCATCTACCAGCCCAGATACCGGTTGCGCGACGGTGCAGACCTAGAAGAGCTGTCCCGGTGAGGCCGAGGGGTCTTCGCGCGGGGGCCGGGCCTTGATCTCGTCCTGCCCCTGCGCACCCTGGTAGTCCAGAATCTCCCCGATCTGGTCCATCAGATCGTTCGCCTGGTCTTCGCGGGCGGCCGTGTCCGCGTTCTCGTCCACGGCCAGGGCTGCCTCGATCTCGTCGTCGATCCGTGCGAGATCGGCACGCAGCTGCGTGAGCTTCTCCCCTGCCACGCCGCCACCCTACGACCAACCCGCTCCTGGTGCGGCCCAGATCACCCGACCCGGCATTCAGCGGCCCGCGGCGTCCCCGCGGTGCTGGTCAGGGACCTGGCTCGCGAGTGAATTCCTGTACGCGAGCGGGGCGAATAGGGTGGCGCCCATGCCATTCGAGCTGCCGGTCTGGGCGATCGACGCCCTGCGCGGAGTCACCCCGGAAGAGGTGTACCAAGCGCTGAACGCCCCACGGCGCTGGGCGCGCCCATCGACTGGAGCGCCGATCCGGGTGACACTGATAGCAGGACGCACCACCGCGGGCAGACCGCTGGTGATCGCGTGCCGCGAAATCGAGCACTTCACCCTGCTCATCATCGGGGCCCGCGAACTCACCGGCAGCGACCTGACCGTATTCGAAAAGTGGGAGGAGCACAGCGATGAGCCGTTCCAAGGATGACCTGGGCGACCGCGCCGACGCCGTACACACCGACCTGCTGAACACCTACGGCCCCGACTGGGCCGAACACATGTGGGACGACCTGCACCTGGACCCCGCCACACCAGCGGTAGAGGTACCGCGCCCGGTCGATGACGAGATGCCCGTGACGTTCACCGCCACCCTGCGCATGCCGTACTCCGCCTACCGGAGCCTGCTCGAGCGCGCGAAAGGCTCAGGGACCGTCCCGGATCAGCTGATCTCCGAATGGGTCACCACCGAAGCCGGCGCCGAGAACCTCGACGCCATCAGCCGCGACGACGTCCTGCGCATCCTGGCCCGCCGCCACCCCCACTCAGCCTGACCCCACCCCGATAACACTGCAGGCCCGGACGCTTCCCCGCGTCCGGGCCTGCTCGTGTTCTCACACCCCGGCCGGCACCAGCGGGCGATCGGCGCCGGGAACCTATAACGGCCCACTTCCCACCGCCTTTTCGCGTCCGCATCATCTTCGCCGCTGTACACCTGCGCGCTCTGCACGAGCGCCTGCGAGTCGTCGATCAGCTCGACCACTGTGAACACGTCGTGCCCACCGATCACCAGCAACACTTGATCACCCGATGACACCATGACACGCACAATAATCGATCATGTGTTCGATACCCTCCAAGGCGTGGCCGAAATTCGACGACGCAGAGACCGGCCGATCTACGCGGTGGACGGTGTCGTCGTGACCGATCCCAACCAGCTCGTCTGGAACGGGCGCGCCTACGCCGAAGCGCAGCTGGTGCACTGCCTCAACGGCCACTTCCTGCTTACCCCGGGAGCAGTGGTCATCGGATGGATTTCTTGCCCGGTCCCCGGCGTCCGGGGAGGCCACCGTCTTACGCGATGCGGGACGTGCCAGGCGCTGGACCACCGGCCGCCCCTGGATCCGGACTGCCCGTGCCAGCAACAGCCCTTCCGGGCGCCGTACATGACCACAACCGCACCGCCATGATCACCGCCGGGCCGACTGTGACCGCTTGAAGCGACTGTGCAATAACAACATCGGGACGCCCGCTCAGCCCGAGAACACGCACCGACGCGGCTCGGGTGCCGCCTGCAACTCGATCGGATTCGCTGTGCGATAACAACATTGCCCCTGACACATGCCTCGAGCTGGGGTGAGGCCGAAAGCCCGGCTCAGTCTTCGACAGCCAGGTCGATGTATTCACGCCAGGTTCCCCACCGCGGTTCGCGTTTGTCGCGGGGATGGATACCCAGCCCGGGCAGCGTCTTCTCGATACGAGCGGCTGTCATCGGCGCCGAGACCGGCGCGAGACTGTGCAGGCCGGGAAGGTCCTCCCAGGTTCCGGCCTTGTCGACCGACCGCACCCGCACGACCACCCCGTCATGGACGTAGATGACCGCGCGCAACCGTTCGCGGCGCACCGCCGGCACCCGCGCCGGACCCGCGGAGAGCCGCCGATCCATTTCGAAGTCCGGGTCCTCGGTGCCGGCGAACTCCGCCGCGAGGTCCTCGACCGTGCGCGGGTTACGGTAGATCACCATCGCGCAGTCCGGATCATGTTGCGTCGCAGGCAATCCCAGCTCCTCGAACTGGGTGCGCATCCACTCGTACGGTACGAACACCGCTTTCGGTACGGCATCGACCGTTATGACGGTGTGCGTGCCGATCGCCAGACCATCGCGGATGACCTTCAGGTTTTCCCGCACCCAGCGGGCGTTCTTCTCCGTGTGCGAGGCGGGCTCGACTGCCCGTTCTTGCCCGGTCAGCCACAGATCATGGCCGATCAGCATCGCCACCGGCGCACCGTAGCGCTGCGCGACGAAGAGCTGATTGTCCTCATATGCAGCGTTGACGTGCGCCGACAACTCCTTGGTCAGCGTCGTGAAACTCACCGTAGCCATATCTAAATTCTACTTTTTTACACACCAGGGTGGGGTGAGACGCGCAAACCCAGCCCGGAAACCACCGCGCGACCCGCCGGCGAAGCACCGAGTAGAGCTACCGCGACACCGCGCCCTCCCGGGCCTAGCGCAGCTCCCGCGGGCTCATCTTCCAGCCAGCGTGCGCACGCACCGGTCACCCTTCGCCGCTCCGGTGCGGCCGGCACCTTGGTCGCCGAGCGCGGGCGGTGCCCGCGGAAACCCTGCGCGACCTGCGGCCGCGTGCCCCTGGGTGGTGGCGCCTGCATGATAATCGGCGCCACTCCCGCGTCAAGGGCGCTCCTGCGTCGCGTCGCCTACGGCGATGGCCGGTGGCCACCCTTGACCCGCGAGCCTCTGCGCTCGAAAGGGCAGGCGTAAGGGGCAGGCCGGTGGCCTGCCCCAGGGGGCGCACGCGCCCCCACCCAGGGACAAACACCGTCCCCGACCCGCGCACGAACCTGACAGAAAAACATACACTGACCTGCTGCGACATGCACCTAAACCGCCACGAATATGAGTAAAAGACGGTAGGATAGAGTCATGATCAGTTCAGAGATACTCACCAAGGTTCACGCCACATTCGACATCGGTGCCCGCACGCTCGTCGGCGGGCGCGCCTATCAGGAGGACGCCCACCAGTCCGACTACGCCTACGACTTACGCGGCGGGTACGCGGTCGCTGTCGTCGCCGACGGGATGGGCGGAGCCGGGGGCGGATCCGACGTGATCGCGCACACGGCCGCCGATATCGCGTGCCGCTTGGCCGCCCTCCCCGACAACCAGTACTCCCCCGAGCACGTCATCCATGCCACCCGCGCCATGATGACCGTGCTTGCCGACTACGCCCCGGACCCGGTCTACCGCACCTACGACCAGGACCGCGCCGATTACCCGTTCCAGCTCCCGGACACCACCCTGGTACTGCTCACCGTCGACGCCGACACCTACGACATCGAAGCCGCGTGGCTCGGCGACAGCCGCGCCTATGCCCTGCTGCGCGATGGTCGGCTCATCCAGCTCACGCGCGATCACAACCTCGCCCACCTCGGCGCGCCCTGGTCGCTGACGCGGTCGCTGGGCTCCCTGGACACCGTGCCCGAGAGGGCCGGATGGCACCCCGGGCCGCGCCCGGACTGGCATCCGGCGCGAATCCTGCTGTGCACGGACGGAATTCACGAAGCCCTCCCCGAAAAAGCCATCCGCTACGCGCTCACCCAGGCCCGCACCGCCACCCGCGCCGCCGAGTGGCTCACACGCTGGGCCGTCCGCGCCGCCGGTCCCCACGCCGACAACGCCACCGCCCTCGTCCTCACCGTCAACCACCCCGAATAGGAGAAGCCATGAGCACCAACACCATTCAGAGGTGCCCGAAGTGCAAGCAGCGGCACGGGGTATGCATCACCTTCGCCCAGCTGCACCAGATCGCCCACGAGGCTCTCAGGCTCAGCGATTGGGGCCGCCTCGATGACGGCATGGCATTCATCGAAACCAAGTTCCTCGAGCAGGTGATCCGGTTCGTCGGCGCGGTCGCCGAAGCCGCCGAGGTTCCCCTGAGCTACATCGCATGGGGTATCGAGCACTACGGCGGATCCACGATCATCTACCGGTTCACCCACATCACGGTCACCGGTGACGCCCTCACCGCCGATGGCCGCCAATGCGACGACGAACTCCCCGAATACTGACCGCCCCCACCCGAAATACCGGCCGACTCTATCTGAAATGTTTTACCCAATATGCGTAAAACATAGAACGATAGAGATAGGATGAGGCGGTAGCCGAAACCGGCTGCTACCAGCGCAATTCGGTTCTTTGAGAACTTCACAGTGAATCAGCAAACCCCATCCCCGGGAGGGTTCCGGACCGGCCTTAGCGGCCCGGCACCCTCCCCACATCACCGGAGGTTTCCTGTGACCATCCCCCCGCCCCTGTTTCCTTCCCGCTGGGCCGCCAAACGAGCATTCGGCAAGGACGGTTGGCTCACCCGGCGCGTCCGGGAGGCCCTGCCCGAGGCCGAGAGCAAGCACGCCGAGCGTTTGGCCGCCGCACTGCGCGCCAATCGGCACGAACAGCACCACGACGCCGAGTTGCACGCGGTGTTGATCTACATGTCCCGCATGAACTCGCTGTGGCAGAGCGACCCGCTCGGACTGGCGGACCTCATCGTGCGTTTGCGCTGTGACCGGGTACGAGACGAGCTCTACGAGATCGCCGCCGGACGCACCGACCGGCTACACCCCACCACCGTCCCCGACGCCGACGCCGTGCTCTACGGGCTGCTCACCACCGCAACCAGTGGCCCCGACCAGGCCCACGCCGCCACTTTGACGGCGCTCACCATCTACACCCGCTACGGCGACGGCACCACCGCCGAAGTCCTGCTGGACAAGGCGTGCACCGCCGACCCCGAGCACCACGTCGCCAAGACCTTGCACCTTGCCGTCATTCAGCAGCTCGCGCCCCGAGATGTGGCCGCCACGTTCCTGCGCAGCCACACCCAGCACTAACCCGCCCCGACCGGGGCGGCACCCCCGCCCCGGCCACCCGCACCGAAGGAACGATCCCCATGCCCAAACGCCAGCCCGCCCCCCGCCCCGCCACCGTGGAGTATCTCGCCCCCGAGATCCGCGAAGCCATCGCAATCGTGGTGAGCGAGATCTACGACCGCGAGGAAGACGACTTCTACCAGCACGGCCCCGGCGAGCGCGGCGAGCACCCGTTCCTGGCCCTGGAACGGTTGCGGGTCTACCTCGGCCCCTACGTCCGCCCCCGAGAGGGAGACGCACCATGATCCCCTACCACGACCATGGCGAAGTGCTGGTCAATCTGCCCGACGTCGACGGCGACCTGATCACTCTGGCCCGCGACCGCGACGGCTACTTGCGCGTGATCGTGCACAGCCCAGGCAACTGGGAGACCTGGGTCCGTCTGGACGAGGTCTCCACCGGATTCCTCGAGTTCGCGCTGCGCCGCGAGCGCCTCACACCCCGCCGGACCTGACGCACAGAGCACCTCCCCGAAAGGACCCGTCATGGCCGCCCCCTGCCCGTGGCGTGCGAAGGACTAGCCGCAGGACCCGGACCCGGACCTGTTGTGCGAGTACCACATTGCCGAATACGAGGGCCTGAGCGTGCACCAGTACCAGCGCCGTAACGCCCTCGAGTACAGCGAATGGCTCGATTCCACCCACCGATGACCCCATCCGATAGGAGCCCGCATGTCCACCCTCCCCGAACCCCCCGACCCAGCGCAGCGAGCCCGGGAACTGCGCCAGGAAGTCACCCGCAGCTGGCACGCCGACGCCCATCCCGAGGCCGCCTACCCCGACCTCGCCCCCTCAGTGGCCGCCCGCGCCACCGAAGCCCGGATCGTGCGCACCCAAACCGCGTATGACCAGCACCTGAGCAAGCACCGCGCCGAACTCGCCGGAATCGCCGAGTTCGCCCACGACTACGCCGCACTCGACGCGCCCCCGTTCGCCGGAATCGACACCCCACCCTTCCCCGACCGGGTCCGGGGCTACACCTGGCACGGCCTCGACTAGAAGGGATGAAACACATTGATTGACAACAGTTTTCGTGACGTGACCGATGCCCGCTACCTCTACGGCTATCCCGTGCACAAGGTCGCGCAGCTGCGCGAGTACCGCAACCCGCACGGAGCCAGGATGCACAGCGTCATCACCCGATGCGGCATCGAAGCCCAAGCCATGGGCGACTGCCGCCACGACAGCCCGATGAGCCACGTCCGCAAAGCCGAATGGTGCAAAGCCTGCGCACCCAACGGCCGATGACACCACCCCCGCCGAGGCACCGCCCCCGGTCCGCGCGAGCACCGCCGCGCGTTCACCGAATCCCCTGCTTGCCGAACCAGACCCGCACCACCTGGCACCGGACCATCCTTAGCGGCCCGGTGCCAGGTGCCAACCACCGAGTCAAGGAGCACTCTGAGATGACCATCGCTACCAGCCCACCCGAAGCCGCCGAAACCTCAGCGCCGCAACCAGTTCCGACCGATCCCGCGCCGCGCTTCTACACCGACGAGGAGTTCCGCCAACGCCCGCCCGTGCCACTCACACCCGAACGCATCACCGAACTCACCGCGCAACTCGCCGCCACCGTGACCGGACGCGTCTCGCTCGAGGTAGACCCCGACGACCTGGTGTTCGGGCGCAACATCCGCACCGACGCCATCGAGAGCCTCACCGCCGATCTGCTGTGCTCAATCGCCGAGAACGGGTTCGAGCAGAGCCCCACGGCATGGATCAACCCGTACGGCTTTCTGCAGGTTCGCGTCGGCCACCGCCGCACCTTGGCCGCCCGGAGGGTGTCCTACCGGCCGTGCCCGGTGATCCTGGTCCCGCCGCCCCAAGGCGACACCCCGAAGCAGCAGCGGTGCGACGAGATCGGCACCCAGTGGGACGAGAACGAGCACCGGGCGGCGATGACCGAGGCCGACCGTATCGGCGCAGTCGATGAAATGCTCGATCTGGGGATGTCGGTCACCAAGGTCGCCCAACGGCTCAAAACCGTCACGCGTGAGGAAGTCAACGCGGTCAAGCGAATCCGCACCGCGAAGGCCCCGGACAAGGCCCGCGACGCCCAGATGGCGGGCTTGGACATCGTGCAAGCAGCGGTGGCCGCCG
Coding sequences within:
- a CDS encoding DUF4192 family protein, coding for MTIPPPLFPSRWAAKRAFGKDGWLTRRVREALPEAESKHAERLAAALRANRHEQHHDAELHAVLIYMSRMNSLWQSDPLGLADLIVRLRCDRVRDELYEIAAGRTDRLHPTTVPDADAVLYGLLTTATSGPDQAHAATLTALTIYTRYGDGTTAEVLLDKACTADPEHHVAKTLHLAVIQQLAPRDVAATFLRSHTQH
- a CDS encoding PP2C family protein-serine/threonine phosphatase; this encodes MISSEILTKVHATFDIGARTLVGGRAYQEDAHQSDYAYDLRGGYAVAVVADGMGGAGGGSDVIAHTAADIACRLAALPDNQYSPEHVIHATRAMMTVLADYAPDPVYRTYDQDRADYPFQLPDTTLVLLTVDADTYDIEAAWLGDSRAYALLRDGRLIQLTRDHNLAHLGAPWSLTRSLGSLDTVPERAGWHPGPRPDWHPARILLCTDGIHEALPEKAIRYALTQARTATRAAEWLTRWAVRAAGPHADNATALVLTVNHPE